The following are encoded in a window of Limibacter armeniacum genomic DNA:
- a CDS encoding phage protein Gp36 family protein: MATFLTESDYRHLIKGVNLQHLIDEDPLVLDMAETAAIAKVKNYIHQKFDVDAIFSATGTDRDPDIMEHCINIVLYRLHKKAPIMPEDILYDYNNTLAYLEKVAEGKIGLMLPRALEEDMETPRTRFKLTANTKRSH, translated from the coding sequence ATGGCCACATTCCTGACAGAAAGCGACTATAGGCACCTGATCAAGGGTGTCAACCTGCAGCACCTTATTGATGAGGATCCATTGGTGTTGGACATGGCAGAGACGGCTGCCATTGCCAAGGTGAAGAACTACATCCACCAGAAGTTTGATGTGGATGCCATCTTCTCGGCAACCGGTACAGACCGTGACCCCGACATCATGGAACACTGCATCAATATCGTGCTGTACCGACTTCACAAGAAAGCGCCAATAATGCCTGAGGATATCCTTTACGACTACAACAACACCCTCGCATATCTGGAAAAAGTGGCAGAGGGCAAGATCGGGCTTATGCTGCCAAGGGCATTGGAGGAAGACATGGAAACGCCCCGCACACGGTTCAAGTTAACGGCAAACACTAAACGCAGTCACTAA
- a CDS encoding phage portal protein family protein has translation MILDTIKGFLGRAKQSKQPTSGHPTEEQKKRKHVYSSPREYRANMEVQKLEDAINIANQPPYFNRSELYKLYLQTVKDNKVSAELRTTVAKILEEPFVLVDEKGNVNKKKTNQLKNAWFFSAMREILRTEFWGVTVLDFFWQDNGEVQKVKAAPRWSVNPQTGLVLFDPNNPTFGIPYREEPFSLNVLEFGEVDNLGLLENIARESIWKLNARRDMAQHSEQFAMPWTVGKLDGADDEEENKFIDKVANSGSNKVLTIDVDDEVDLVYDSRSKPHEIYMNIREACNEEISWGISGQTGTSSSQAGSGYAEAKVHENTSSAYKMERMRNLSFEITDRVLPFLTERQGPYNFKGLRFVFSALLDEEKRPEQEREAEDQKEKTQEGKKEDMRFFSVAPQLHMALGGMDANAVETFDLSEETDKLLSDLLSIARLIYAGADIPFPQAMVSRTAGLLWEGVQEGYGKSLDSVEYNSPDFRMLESLKENVFVFSGFKTYHQLKEVSGMLMDPDTGEKRPFNVFRDAVEAVHGQYNKNYLRAEYNNAVATSRMSSKWMQFYKDKDTHVLRYETVGDGRVRPQHARLDNITLEMDDPFWGKYFPPNGWACRCDVRKVMKERAGTLSNSANAMKAGELATNNQTMFRFNPAKDGVVFPDNHPYYSNVPAKEAGEIKKKGKQLAAKDTPSSKPAGTPVSSAFSSVSRNINKEYKEALRVLDSIHGDGVLDQIPFKGTSRMNAYGYFRHYINGTPIEIKINTTGDHKELTIWHEIGHFLDYQALGSKNRFETGNRTGNLMKDFFTAVDDSKAIKSLKESLNSGVLNGEPIYGNMRKHLRYLISKDEIWARAYSQYIAQVSGEQRFLDMVRVQAEKTIPYQWSEEDFAPIAKEITKLLKAKGWIRN, from the coding sequence ATGATACTCGATACCATAAAAGGCTTTTTGGGAAGAGCGAAACAATCCAAGCAACCCACATCAGGACACCCGACTGAAGAGCAGAAGAAAAGGAAACACGTCTATTCCTCGCCCCGTGAATACAGGGCAAACATGGAAGTGCAGAAGCTGGAAGATGCCATCAATATCGCCAACCAGCCACCTTATTTCAACCGGTCGGAACTGTACAAACTCTACCTTCAAACCGTCAAGGACAATAAGGTTTCAGCTGAGTTGCGCACCACGGTTGCCAAGATATTGGAAGAGCCTTTTGTACTGGTGGATGAGAAGGGCAATGTCAACAAGAAAAAGACCAACCAGCTGAAGAACGCCTGGTTCTTTTCTGCCATGCGGGAGATTCTCCGCACAGAGTTCTGGGGCGTGACAGTGCTTGACTTCTTCTGGCAGGACAATGGGGAGGTCCAAAAGGTGAAAGCTGCACCACGCTGGTCAGTCAATCCCCAGACAGGGCTGGTGCTGTTTGACCCAAACAACCCAACTTTTGGGATACCTTACCGGGAGGAACCATTCAGCCTGAATGTGCTTGAGTTTGGGGAAGTGGATAACCTTGGACTGCTGGAGAACATTGCCCGTGAATCAATCTGGAAACTAAACGCAAGGCGAGATATGGCACAGCACAGTGAGCAGTTTGCCATGCCTTGGACAGTTGGCAAGCTGGATGGTGCGGATGATGAGGAGGAGAATAAATTCATTGACAAGGTGGCCAATTCAGGAAGCAATAAGGTCCTGACCATTGATGTTGATGACGAGGTCGACCTGGTCTACGACTCCCGCTCCAAGCCGCATGAGATTTACATGAATATCCGTGAGGCCTGCAATGAGGAAATCTCATGGGGCATTTCTGGACAAACTGGCACCAGCTCAAGCCAAGCCGGAAGCGGATATGCAGAAGCCAAGGTACATGAGAACACCAGCAGTGCCTACAAGATGGAAAGGATGCGCAACCTCTCATTTGAGATCACGGACAGGGTACTGCCTTTCCTGACCGAAAGGCAAGGACCTTATAACTTCAAGGGTTTACGCTTTGTGTTCTCGGCCTTGCTGGATGAGGAAAAAAGACCTGAACAGGAAAGGGAGGCTGAAGACCAGAAGGAGAAAACGCAGGAAGGCAAGAAAGAGGATATGCGTTTTTTTTCGGTAGCCCCTCAGCTGCACATGGCACTGGGGGGAATGGATGCGAATGCTGTTGAAACCTTTGACCTGTCAGAAGAAACAGACAAGTTACTTTCTGACCTGCTCAGTATTGCAAGGCTGATCTATGCCGGGGCTGATATCCCATTTCCCCAAGCAATGGTTTCCCGAACAGCTGGATTGCTTTGGGAAGGGGTGCAGGAAGGGTATGGCAAAAGCCTTGACTCAGTGGAGTACAACAGTCCGGACTTCAGGATGCTGGAAAGCCTGAAAGAGAATGTTTTTGTGTTTTCCGGATTCAAGACCTATCACCAGTTGAAGGAAGTCAGCGGTATGCTGATGGATCCTGACACTGGAGAGAAACGCCCATTCAACGTCTTCCGTGATGCGGTGGAGGCTGTCCACGGTCAGTACAACAAGAATTACCTTCGTGCCGAGTACAACAATGCTGTAGCTACCAGCCGAATGTCAAGCAAGTGGATGCAGTTCTACAAGGACAAGGACACCCATGTACTGAGGTATGAGACTGTTGGAGACGGAAGGGTAAGGCCACAGCATGCCAGGCTGGATAATATCACATTGGAAATGGATGACCCATTCTGGGGCAAGTACTTCCCACCAAACGGATGGGCTTGCCGATGTGATGTAAGAAAGGTGATGAAGGAACGTGCCGGAACACTTTCCAACTCTGCGAATGCCATGAAGGCTGGAGAGCTCGCAACGAACAATCAAACAATGTTCCGATTCAACCCCGCAAAAGATGGTGTGGTATTCCCTGACAATCATCCATACTATTCCAATGTACCGGCAAAGGAAGCTGGGGAAATAAAGAAGAAAGGCAAGCAACTTGCTGCCAAGGATACACCTTCATCTAAACCGGCAGGCACGCCTGTTTCTTCTGCATTCTCAAGTGTAAGCCGAAACATCAACAAGGAATACAAGGAAGCCCTTCGGGTACTGGACAGCATCCATGGTGATGGGGTGCTGGATCAGATACCATTCAAGGGAACCAGTCGCATGAATGCCTATGGTTATTTCCGTCACTACATCAACGGAACACCAATAGAGATAAAGATCAATACCACAGGTGACCACAAGGAACTGACCATCTGGCATGAGATCGGGCACTTTCTGGACTATCAGGCATTGGGAAGTAAAAACAGGTTTGAGACTGGCAACAGGACTGGAAACCTGATGAAAGATTTCTTTACGGCTGTTGATGACAGTAAAGCCATCAAGTCACTGAAGGAGTCGCTCAACAGTGGGGTGTTGAATGGTGAGCCTATTTATGGGAATATGCGTAAACACCTTCGATACCTGATCAGTAAAGACGAAATTTGGGCAAGGGCTTACAGCCAGTATATTGCCCAGGTAAGTGGGGAGCAACGCTTCCTTGATATGGTCAGGGTGCAGGCGGAGAAAACAATCCCATACCAGTGGAGCGAAGAGGACTTTGCTCCTATAGCGAAAGAAATCACCAAACTACTAAAAGCAAAAGGATGGATAAGAAACTAG